In Syntrophales bacterium, the following proteins share a genomic window:
- a CDS encoding flagellar basal body-associated FliL family protein has product MAREVMDDSVDKEQQKKMKTKPPFVKWVIIGLGVLLLIGGVASAAYFYINVYLQPKKAAVQPVIGTVWPMEPFIVNLQDTNGDRYLKLVLQLEVSDPEGVKELNLLKPKLRDNILDLLSAKTYRELMDVTGKQRLKEEITLRINSFLTTTKVSRVYFTEFIVQ; this is encoded by the coding sequence ATGGCTAGGGAAGTAATGGATGATTCAGTAGATAAGGAACAGCAAAAAAAAATGAAGACGAAACCCCCTTTTGTAAAATGGGTAATTATTGGTTTGGGTGTGCTGCTCCTTATAGGTGGTGTAGCGAGTGCGGCGTACTTCTACATCAACGTTTACTTACAGCCGAAGAAAGCTGCAGTTCAGCCGGTTATCGGAACAGTTTGGCCTATGGAGCCCTTCATTGTTAATCTTCAAGATACAAACGGGGATCGTTATCTCAAGTTGGTTCTGCAGCTTGAAGTTTCTGATCCAGAGGGTGTTAAGGAATTGAACCTGCTAAAACCTAAACTGAGGGATAACATTTTGGATCTTCTATCTGCAAAAACGTATCGTGAACTAATGGATGTAACAGGCAAGCAGAGATTAAAAGAGGAAATCACACTGCGTATTAACAGCTTTCTTACAACGACCAAAGTCTCCAGGGTTTATTTTACAGAGTTTATAGTTCAATGA
- the fliN gene encoding flagellar motor switch protein FliN: MEQEDKKKKEDALTWDDVQEELNQSKTTSQVEVKPVVFEEMAKDETVKGNLDLKFILDIPLNLTVELGRTRILISELLQLGQGSVIELTKLAGEPMDIYVNNRLIARGEVVVVNEKFGVRLTDIISPTERVTKLG, translated from the coding sequence ATGGAACAGGAGGATAAAAAAAAGAAAGAAGATGCGTTAACGTGGGATGATGTTCAGGAAGAGCTCAATCAGTCGAAAACTACCTCACAAGTGGAAGTTAAACCCGTAGTTTTTGAAGAGATGGCAAAGGATGAAACAGTTAAGGGGAACCTGGATCTGAAATTCATACTAGATATTCCCTTAAATTTGACTGTGGAGCTGGGCCGCACGAGGATTCTGATAAGTGAACTCCTCCAGTTAGGTCAAGGGTCAGTTATTGAACTTACAAAGCTAGCGGGGGAACCAATGGATATCTATGTTAACAACCGCCTAATAGCACGGGGAGAAGTGGTTGTTGTCAATGAAAAGTTTGGTGTCCGATTGACAGACATAATTTCTCCCACGGAGCGTGTCACAAAGCTGGGGTGA
- a CDS encoding cyclase family protein → MGKRRFVDLSIAIEGNLPSDPPMMIPKIDYIDHEVGANQMVDFFPGISKDLLPCGLGWSLEFIYLTTHSGTHLDAPYHYHPTQDGGKRALTVDEIPLEWCMSDGVLLDFRHKGDGERITAADVEDELRRIGYSLKPLDIVLIWTGADAAWGTPEYLVKGAGMTRESTLYLTEKGIRVVGIDAWSWDRPLPFLAREFQQTRDPRVIWEAHFAGIEIGYCHMEKMANFGSIGKPYGFTVICFPVKIKGASAGWCRPVAVVEE, encoded by the coding sequence ATGGGTAAGAGAAGGTTCGTGGATCTTAGTATAGCCATTGAGGGAAATCTGCCCAGTGACCCCCCCATGATGATTCCTAAAATAGATTACATAGATCACGAAGTGGGGGCCAATCAGATGGTCGATTTTTTCCCGGGTATCAGTAAAGATTTGTTGCCCTGTGGGCTTGGTTGGTCATTGGAATTTATCTATCTTACGACCCACAGTGGGACCCATCTCGATGCGCCTTATCATTATCACCCAACACAGGATGGAGGTAAAAGGGCTCTTACAGTTGATGAAATTCCTTTAGAGTGGTGTATGTCCGATGGTGTCCTTCTCGATTTCCGTCACAAAGGTGATGGGGAAAGAATTACCGCTGCAGATGTGGAAGATGAACTTCGGAGAATAGGGTACAGTTTGAAGCCTCTCGATATTGTTTTGATCTGGACAGGAGCGGATGCCGCCTGGGGAACACCGGAATACTTGGTGAAAGGTGCGGGTATGACAAGAGAAAGTACGCTTTATCTTACAGAAAAAGGCATTAGAGTTGTGGGCATCGATGCATGGAGCTGGGACCGTCCACTACCTTTTCTGGCAAGAGAATTTCAACAAACAAGGGATCCAAGGGTAATCTGGGAGGCACACTTTGCGGGAATTGAGATTGGTTACTGCCACATGGAAAAAATGGCTAACTTTGGTTCCATTGGAAAACCGTACGGTTTTACTGTGATCTGCTTTCCTGTTAAAATCAAGGGAGCTTCTGCGGGTTGGTGTAGGCCCGTAGCTGTTGTTGAGGAGTAG
- the flhB gene encoding flagellar biosynthesis protein FlhB produces the protein MPERDQGQERTEKATPKRREEAHKKGQVSRSRELSSVAILGAALVYFYFQAQEVTRKLMKLTVRLLTDSTRTEINVQNVTSLFMDLSYQFIVLVFPILAVVVLVALIVNLIQVGFLFSPVLLIPDLSKINPLRGIRQLFGFRSLIELAKGSLKIVVIALVAYLTIRSEMGNFLPLMNKGVWQITRFIGENAYRILGNVCFLLVVLAILDYSYQRWEFEKNLMMTKQEVREEYKQTEGDPHVKSRIKRMQLEITRRRMMAAVPKADVVITNPTHVAVALKYDPEMTLAPVVVAKGAGYLAERIKEIAKEYDVPIVEDRVVAQVLYRLVDVGEVIPENLYKAVAEILAYVYRLKNRTL, from the coding sequence ATGCCTGAACGAGATCAGGGACAGGAACGAACTGAAAAGGCAACACCAAAGCGAAGAGAAGAAGCTCATAAGAAGGGACAAGTTTCACGAAGCAGGGAACTTTCCTCAGTTGCTATTCTGGGTGCTGCGCTTGTTTATTTTTACTTTCAAGCTCAAGAGGTAACGCGAAAACTTATGAAGTTGACAGTCAGACTTTTAACGGACTCAACTCGTACGGAGATAAACGTCCAGAATGTAACTTCTCTTTTTATGGATTTGTCGTATCAGTTTATTGTCCTGGTATTTCCCATTCTTGCTGTTGTGGTTCTGGTGGCACTCATTGTGAACCTTATCCAGGTGGGCTTCTTGTTTTCCCCTGTGCTTCTCATACCAGATCTTTCCAAAATCAACCCCTTAAGGGGAATAAGACAGCTTTTTGGGTTTAGATCATTGATTGAACTCGCTAAAGGGTCTTTGAAAATTGTGGTAATTGCTCTCGTTGCTTATCTCACAATCCGTTCTGAGATGGGAAATTTTCTACCTTTGATGAATAAGGGTGTCTGGCAAATTACGCGTTTCATTGGAGAAAATGCCTATCGCATTCTTGGTAATGTGTGCTTTCTGCTCGTTGTTCTGGCGATCCTGGATTACTCCTATCAAAGGTGGGAGTTTGAGAAAAATCTGATGATGACAAAGCAAGAGGTAAGGGAGGAGTATAAACAGACAGAAGGAGATCCTCATGTCAAGAGCAGGATAAAGCGTATGCAACTTGAGATAACGCGGCGAAGGATGATGGCAGCTGTGCCGAAAGCGGATGTCGTCATAACGAATCCTACGCATGTGGCCGTAGCCTTGAAGTATGATCCTGAAATGACACTTGCTCCTGTAGTGGTTGCGAAAGGGGCAGGCTACTTGGCGGAACGAATCAAAGAGATTGCCAAGGAGTATGATGTTCCCATTGTTGAAGATAGAGTTGTGGCACAGGTATTGTATAGACTGGTGGACGTTGGTGAAGTCATTCCGGAGAATCTTTATAAGGCTGTAGCAGAAATACTGGCTTACGTTTATCGTTTGAAGAATAGGACGCTGTAA
- the fliQ gene encoding flagellar biosynthesis protein FliQ, producing the protein MSSDLVIGIMAETIRITLFAAAPVLIVGLVVGVFISLLQAVTQVQEVTLVFVPKIVACMIALVAALPWILELIITFTTRLFQNIPMYIR; encoded by the coding sequence ATGAGTTCAGATTTAGTGATTGGTATCATGGCAGAGACAATAAGAATAACACTTTTCGCTGCAGCACCTGTACTTATAGTGGGACTCGTTGTGGGTGTTTTTATCAGTTTGCTCCAGGCCGTAACACAGGTTCAAGAAGTAACACTAGTTTTCGTGCCTAAGATTGTAGCTTGTATGATAGCTCTCGTTGCAGCACTACCGTGGATATTGGAACTAATAATCACATTCACAACGAGACTCTTTCAAAACATACCAATGTACATACGTTGA
- a CDS encoding flagellar hook protein FlgE, whose protein sequence is MANALWIGTTGLAACSKQLDVIGNNLANANTIGFKASETTFASMLSQSLAGGSGSMQVGQGVGVTAITTQFSQGSFESTGNATDVAIDGSGFFIVKDPKADLVYYTRAGSFYINKEGDLCDVSGYLVQGHMISADGKESTDLTKINLTGRKSKPHETTKFKLGINLNVETDPSDAVNYFNSTQTIYDSMGSKHNLALTFTHSVETPRLWSISAKVDNGNTVVPDHAWLEFDDTGTLITNTRRQILASERVCTDSDNTKAIKKTTALVGTSFYNGEDMVTFEENDEIKITGDDDEITYKVGKYDTVQTLLNKIKEAYKSHDVEVNLLDGRIIVIDQATGESDLTLSLSGAKANIFGKINTDNPYGQRGISGITKEDIKFDFSAQNKSIGVEGVITWDISSADAPEITCYALDSRVNYVSNDGYPAGLLNALDINKNGIIMGFFTNGQQQELARIMIAAFTNPGGLFKVGSYFVETAESGTANIGIPSEGGLGNIQSRSLETSNTDIAREFIKMIAAQRAYQANARIITSADQMLQELMNIKR, encoded by the coding sequence ATGGCTAACGCACTTTGGATAGGGACAACAGGTCTTGCTGCTTGCAGCAAGCAACTGGACGTAATTGGCAACAACCTGGCCAATGCTAATACAATAGGGTTCAAAGCAAGTGAAACCACATTTGCTAGTATGCTGAGCCAGAGTCTTGCCGGGGGCTCTGGCAGTATGCAAGTTGGTCAGGGTGTGGGAGTAACCGCTATTACCACTCAGTTTTCCCAGGGGTCCTTTGAATCTACAGGGAATGCCACCGATGTTGCTATTGACGGTTCGGGATTCTTTATTGTCAAAGACCCCAAAGCCGATCTCGTTTACTATACGAGGGCAGGTTCCTTTTATATAAACAAGGAGGGTGATCTTTGCGATGTAAGTGGTTATCTTGTGCAGGGGCATATGATAAGTGCGGATGGTAAAGAGTCTACGGATTTAACGAAGATAAATCTCACGGGACGCAAATCAAAACCTCACGAAACGACGAAATTTAAGCTGGGCATTAATCTCAACGTGGAAACTGATCCTTCGGATGCGGTTAATTACTTTAACTCTACGCAGACTATCTACGATTCTATGGGTTCCAAACACAACTTGGCTCTAACCTTTACTCATTCTGTGGAAACACCACGTCTCTGGAGTATATCTGCTAAGGTAGACAATGGTAATACAGTTGTACCGGATCATGCATGGCTTGAATTTGATGATACGGGGACGTTGATTACCAATACGAGAAGACAGATTTTGGCTAGTGAAAGAGTATGCACGGATTCAGATAATACTAAGGCAATAAAAAAGACGACAGCGCTTGTAGGAACTAGTTTTTACAATGGCGAGGATATGGTTACTTTTGAAGAAAATGATGAGATTAAAATTACCGGAGATGATGATGAAATCACTTATAAAGTAGGTAAGTACGATACTGTTCAGACTCTACTTAACAAGATTAAAGAGGCTTATAAAAGTCATGACGTGGAAGTTAATCTTTTGGACGGGAGAATAATAGTGATCGATCAGGCCACAGGAGAAAGTGATTTGACACTATCCCTTTCCGGAGCAAAGGCGAATATTTTTGGTAAAATTAATACGGACAACCCCTATGGCCAGCGAGGTATTAGTGGCATCACCAAAGAGGACATAAAATTCGATTTTTCAGCGCAGAACAAATCCATCGGTGTTGAGGGCGTGATTACCTGGGACATTTCGAGTGCGGACGCCCCGGAGATCACCTGTTACGCTCTTGATTCGCGGGTGAATTATGTCAGTAATGATGGGTATCCTGCTGGTTTGCTGAACGCTCTTGATATAAACAAAAATGGAATAATCATGGGATTCTTCACGAACGGACAGCAGCAAGAACTGGCAAGGATAATGATTGCTGCTTTTACAAATCCCGGTGGTTTATTTAAAGTTGGTAGTTACTTCGTCGAGACTGCGGAATCTGGTACGGCAAATATTGGTATTCCTTCTGAAGGAGGGCTCGGCAATATACAATCCCGTTCACTGGAAACATCCAATACGGACATTGCTAGGGAATTTATAAAGATGATAGCAGCTCAGAGGGCTTATCAAGCGAATGCAAGGATAATAACCTCTGCCGACCAGATGCTTCAGGAACTGATGAACATTAAGAGATAA
- the fliR gene encoding flagellar biosynthetic protein FliR codes for MNFPLFSQEQIGLFVLVFFRTTFILMAIPIFGDRAVPFRVKAATSFLIAVVIFPTLSVKLPPSYFSNIVNVTIGLATEIIIGLILGFTARCLFGAIQSAGEIIGVQIGFNMSNILDPLSNVQITVVSEFLYLMGAFVFLIVDAHHIFLFGLAESFRYIPFFGLDLSPLLLNNLLLYTKNVLVVAVKLSAPVLSVMVLINISLAVIARTVPQINVFIVGYPLHVVSALLVLGLSASVFVDFVSHLFSKLDYEILNLLKIM; via the coding sequence ATGAACTTTCCGTTATTCTCGCAGGAACAAATTGGCCTTTTTGTGCTTGTTTTTTTTAGGACGACCTTTATTCTAATGGCGATTCCCATTTTCGGAGATCGTGCTGTTCCCTTTCGTGTTAAAGCGGCAACGAGTTTTTTGATCGCTGTTGTCATTTTTCCCACATTGTCGGTTAAATTGCCACCCTCTTATTTTTCCAACATAGTGAATGTTACCATAGGTCTGGCTACCGAAATTATAATTGGTTTAATCTTAGGATTTACAGCGAGATGTTTGTTTGGAGCCATTCAATCTGCAGGGGAAATTATAGGAGTTCAGATTGGTTTCAATATGTCTAATATCTTAGATCCCCTGAGCAATGTGCAGATTACTGTGGTCTCAGAGTTCCTGTATCTTATGGGTGCTTTTGTGTTTCTAATAGTTGATGCTCATCACATTTTTCTGTTTGGGCTTGCGGAAAGTTTTCGTTACATACCCTTCTTTGGTTTGGATCTATCCCCTCTTCTTCTTAACAATTTACTTTTATATACAAAAAATGTCCTGGTTGTTGCTGTGAAACTGAGTGCACCGGTTCTTTCTGTGATGGTGCTGATAAATATATCACTGGCAGTTATCGCGAGGACAGTACCTCAAATAAATGTATTTATTGTTGGTTATCCCCTCCACGTTGTTTCTGCTTTGCTAGTTTTGGGACTAAGTGCCTCTGTTTTTGTTGATTTCGTCTCCCATTTATTTTCGAAGCTGGATTATGAAATCTTAAACCTACTCAAGATTATGTAA
- the fliM gene encoding flagellar motor switch protein FliM has protein sequence MSKILTQEEVDALLRGITDGEIETEVEIPEQSGVIPYDLTSQDRIIRGRMPTLEMVNDKFARQFRTTLSSLLRKVASVGTISIEVMKFGEFLKTLPVPTSLHLFRMEPFRATGLFVVEAKLIFMLIDILFGGDGRNTYRVEGREFTAIENNIIRRVVISALSDMEKTWKNLADVSFTYQHSEMNPQFAQIASRTDLVIVINFEIEVEYSTGIMTLCIPYAALEPIKEKLHSGLQSEHLEVDNSIMERFKKHLMRTEVELIVELGSTQINAGDVVQLQKGDVIQLDQSASDPLVIYVEGVKKFLGFAGVYKGNQAVCIKQIISTEEV, from the coding sequence ATGAGTAAGATACTTACGCAGGAAGAGGTTGACGCCCTACTTAGAGGGATAACGGATGGTGAAATTGAAACCGAGGTGGAAATCCCTGAGCAATCAGGGGTTATACCCTACGACCTTACGAGTCAAGACAGGATCATCCGTGGGCGAATGCCTACTTTGGAGATGGTTAATGATAAATTTGCCCGCCAATTTAGAACTACTTTATCTTCGTTATTGAGAAAGGTGGCGAGTGTTGGGACCATATCCATCGAGGTAATGAAATTTGGTGAATTCCTAAAAACCTTACCAGTTCCCACAAGTCTTCATCTATTCCGTATGGAGCCTTTCAGGGCAACGGGCTTGTTTGTTGTGGAAGCTAAGCTTATCTTTATGTTGATTGATATTCTTTTTGGTGGGGACGGAAGGAACACCTACCGTGTGGAGGGCAGGGAATTCACGGCGATAGAAAATAACATCATTAGGCGGGTTGTAATCAGTGCCCTATCCGATATGGAAAAGACATGGAAAAACTTGGCGGATGTTTCATTCACCTACCAGCACTCCGAAATGAATCCTCAGTTTGCCCAAATAGCCTCTCGCACGGATCTAGTAATAGTTATCAATTTTGAAATAGAGGTTGAGTATTCAACCGGGATCATGACTCTGTGTATTCCGTACGCTGCACTGGAACCGATAAAGGAGAAACTTCATTCCGGGCTTCAAAGTGAGCATCTTGAAGTTGATAACAGCATAATGGAGCGCTTCAAGAAGCACCTCATGCGTACGGAGGTGGAGTTGATCGTCGAGCTGGGCTCCACTCAGATTAATGCTGGAGATGTAGTACAACTTCAAAAAGGCGATGTAATACAGCTTGATCAATCCGCCTCAGATCCTCTCGTGATATATGTGGAAGGTGTAAAAAAATTTTTAGGATTTGCGGGTGTCTACAAAGGAAATCAGGCCGTTTGCATAAAGCAGATTATTTCAACAGAAGAGGTGTGA
- a CDS encoding flagellar hook-length control protein FliK: MKVAFNASKIAWKSNKNCQTSSSVSRLGYSFRDRLAGRNDTPDFLNEFLKLKENVNLGKSLPGWTDVPEKLEIDLVHDGTKVTKSFISAFRDEKVARGGLNFQKDYDIFAGTCPFLTPIKEENPVLTCGKGVESNEGQVLTPFILGRVLPENRYYKDKGVVSNNSALVGFSLHEQIHNRIGKGETFRLPPKVNDVSPVVEEGRPRIPLAMDRSANKDRTRVDLALVSSFVEDVVADIDLQFVPVQQGNAGENRQSIAKGVTVCNRTDLVEENVFCVNLTTHKIVKSNGEERERSGGLIIRNDGDIIFSRRENVPFPKINTRMDLLKEGILNENERSLTHDEFSIDPAIRFFILDEHVPEYTENPVRNVRGELRPVVKDSLKNGITCERQVTFNAETSGTLKTDYGQGGRSFIENFNDSNSLPHMKRDDQMMGMFATADRTSDIPSQEMERSNTTADNRKGALCDENRSFFGAMENISRNAVLESVSQRASANPGTFSNFVMDQVVEGVFTASREGGRMRISLQPETLGKVEMDLYVSEDRVKLLVVVENEIVKHLIKSGMEDLRSSLQQQGLQIASVDVILHPFSDQQDGSSFNGFGNWSESSAWRREGNTGAQDFLSDDRHFECHELSAEGETNDEKIGQRNISIFA, translated from the coding sequence ATGAAAGTTGCTTTTAATGCTTCAAAGATAGCTTGGAAATCAAATAAGAATTGTCAAACTTCTTCTTCAGTGTCCCGGCTGGGTTACTCTTTTAGGGATAGGTTGGCGGGAAGGAATGATACACCTGATTTTTTAAATGAATTTCTAAAGCTGAAAGAGAATGTAAATCTAGGGAAATCTTTACCCGGTTGGACGGATGTGCCGGAGAAATTAGAGATAGATCTCGTACATGATGGTACAAAAGTTACAAAAAGTTTCATTTCAGCTTTTCGGGACGAGAAAGTAGCGAGAGGCGGTCTGAATTTTCAAAAAGACTATGATATTTTCGCTGGGACGTGTCCATTTCTTACACCCATAAAGGAGGAAAATCCTGTTCTGACTTGCGGCAAAGGTGTTGAGAGTAATGAAGGACAGGTTCTAACTCCGTTTATTTTAGGGAGAGTCCTGCCGGAGAACCGTTACTATAAGGACAAAGGGGTAGTGTCTAACAATTCGGCTTTAGTGGGTTTTAGTCTACATGAACAGATACATAACCGTATCGGGAAGGGAGAAACCTTTAGACTACCTCCAAAGGTAAATGACGTTTCGCCTGTTGTGGAAGAGGGAAGACCTAGAATCCCGTTGGCTATGGATCGTTCAGCGAATAAGGACAGGACTAGAGTGGATTTGGCTTTAGTTTCGTCTTTTGTGGAGGATGTTGTCGCAGATATAGATCTGCAATTTGTTCCTGTTCAACAGGGAAACGCCGGGGAGAATCGTCAGTCAATCGCTAAAGGAGTTACTGTTTGTAACCGCACTGATCTTGTTGAAGAAAATGTTTTCTGTGTGAATCTCACTACGCATAAGATTGTGAAGAGTAATGGGGAAGAAAGAGAGAGGTCAGGAGGATTAATCATAAGAAATGATGGCGATATCATCTTTTCTCGAAGGGAGAATGTACCTTTTCCCAAGATTAATACAAGGATGGATCTTTTAAAGGAAGGTATCCTGAATGAAAATGAAAGATCTCTTACACATGATGAATTTTCAATTGATCCTGCCATACGGTTCTTTATTCTGGATGAACATGTTCCCGAATACACAGAAAATCCAGTTCGTAATGTAAGGGGCGAGTTAAGACCGGTTGTGAAAGATTCTTTAAAAAATGGGATCACTTGTGAGAGGCAAGTAACATTCAATGCTGAAACCAGTGGGACTTTGAAGACAGATTATGGACAGGGAGGTAGATCATTTATCGAAAACTTCAATGATTCCAATTCATTACCTCATATGAAGCGGGATGATCAGATGATGGGCATGTTTGCTACTGCTGATCGAACCTCTGATATTCCCTCGCAAGAAATGGAGAGATCGAACACGACCGCAGATAATCGTAAAGGGGCTCTTTGCGATGAAAACCGTTCATTTTTTGGTGCAATGGAGAACATTTCGAGGAACGCCGTGTTGGAGAGTGTCTCTCAAAGGGCTAGTGCGAACCCCGGTACATTTTCAAACTTTGTCATGGATCAAGTGGTAGAGGGTGTATTTACTGCATCGAGAGAAGGTGGGCGGATGAGGATAAGTTTGCAACCGGAAACTTTAGGAAAGGTGGAAATGGATCTTTATGTAAGTGAGGATAGGGTTAAATTGTTGGTTGTGGTTGAGAATGAGATCGTGAAGCATCTTATCAAAAGTGGGATGGAGGACCTACGAAGCTCTCTCCAGCAACAGGGGTTGCAGATAGCTTCCGTAGACGTCATTCTTCACCCGTTTTCGGATCAGCAGGATGGCAGTTCGTTCAATGGTTTTGGTAATTGGTCAGAGAGTAGTGCTTGGAGGAGGGAGGGAAACACGGGTGCTCAGGATTTTCTAAGTGATGACCGTCATTTTGAATGCCATGAACTCTCAGCAGAAGGTGAGACCAACGATGAAAAGATAGGGCAAAGAAATATAAGCATTTTTGCATAA
- a CDS encoding flagellar hook assembly protein FlgD, whose amino-acid sequence MGDVNGISKILEVYGKSNTTTATKTTSKSMGKDDFLKMLVAQLKYQDPLNPMDGTEFAAQLAQFSSLEQLCNLSEGINNLGVLQLNQANMQAVQLIGKEITASGGNSFEALGQPVELSYELSGDAATLEVLIYGSSGELLDRIQSGMQKAGLNTLTWSNRGGYKGRCTFQVVATSSDGKSVDAEPLITGKVSAVSFRNQSVFLKVDGKEVAFTDVKQIKVI is encoded by the coding sequence ATGGGCGATGTGAATGGAATCAGTAAAATTTTGGAGGTGTATGGAAAATCTAATACAACCACCGCGACAAAGACCACCTCGAAAAGTATGGGAAAGGATGATTTTCTTAAGATGCTTGTGGCCCAGCTTAAGTATCAGGATCCTCTGAATCCGATGGACGGCACGGAATTCGCGGCTCAGCTTGCTCAGTTTTCCAGTTTAGAGCAGCTTTGCAATTTGAGTGAAGGGATAAATAATTTGGGTGTTCTTCAGCTGAATCAGGCTAATATGCAGGCTGTGCAACTCATTGGTAAAGAGATCACAGCATCGGGGGGTAATTCTTTTGAGGCTCTGGGACAGCCTGTGGAACTATCCTATGAACTTTCGGGGGATGCCGCAACGCTGGAGGTGTTAATCTACGGAAGTAGTGGTGAACTTCTGGATAGGATTCAGTCAGGTATGCAGAAAGCAGGTCTCAACACATTAACGTGGAGTAACAGAGGTGGTTACAAAGGCAGGTGTACTTTTCAAGTTGTGGCCACATCTTCAGATGGTAAAAGTGTAGATGCTGAACCATTGATTACTGGAAAGGTTTCAGCCGTTAGTTTTAGAAATCAATCGGTGTTTTTGAAAGTGGACGGTAAAGAGGTTGCCTTTACCGATGTGAAACAGATCAAGGTAATTTAG
- the fliO gene encoding flagellar biosynthetic protein FliO has translation MDSYYIISFLKMLFALSLVLGIMLGAVYLLRKLGKQGQMGFAPGGSINVITVRYLDPKTAIMVVDVFNRIYVLGVSGNNITLIDEITDSETISKLKQAKNYETQYASKTPKLSSFSFQLWISDLRRRLVGQ, from the coding sequence ATGGATTCTTACTACATCATTTCTTTTTTAAAGATGCTGTTTGCCCTTTCCCTCGTTCTGGGAATTATGCTTGGTGCGGTTTACCTGTTGAGGAAGTTGGGCAAGCAGGGACAAATGGGGTTTGCGCCTGGAGGGAGTATAAATGTTATTACAGTGAGGTATCTGGATCCTAAGACGGCAATTATGGTCGTTGACGTTTTCAACAGAATATATGTTTTGGGAGTGTCGGGTAATAACATTACATTGATTGACGAGATTACCGATAGCGAGACAATTTCTAAATTGAAACAGGCGAAGAATTACGAAACCCAGTATGCATCTAAAACCCCAAAACTCAGTTCTTTCAGCTTTCAGTTGTGGATTAGTGATCTGAGAAGAAGGTTAGTTGGTCAATGA
- the fliP gene encoding flagellar type III secretion system pore protein FliP (The bacterial flagellar biogenesis protein FliP forms a type III secretion system (T3SS)-type pore required for flagellar assembly.), whose protein sequence is MMICSIRKYTFSVSLMCVILLFTLTQGYAEPLPIPNVSLSIGGAVDSPSRALTALQLIFVLTVLSLAPAILLLLTSFTRIVVVLSLLRHALGTQQIPPNQIIIGLSLFLTLFIMTPVWNQVYNDALRPYFNEEITGQEAMSKATPPIKSFMLKQTREKDLALFVRIAQEKRPSKPEDLPLNVIIPAFVISELKTAFQIGFLIYLPFFIIDMFVASILLSMGMMMLPPIMLSLPFKLLLFVLVDGWNLVVGSLVSSFH, encoded by the coding sequence ATGATGATCTGTTCGATAAGAAAATATACTTTTTCTGTTTCCCTGATGTGCGTTATTCTTCTGTTTACTTTAACGCAGGGATATGCCGAACCGCTGCCAATTCCCAATGTGAGTTTGAGTATTGGTGGAGCGGTGGATTCGCCCTCAAGAGCATTAACAGCGCTGCAGCTTATATTTGTACTTACCGTTCTTTCGCTTGCGCCAGCCATTTTGCTTCTGTTAACCTCATTTACGCGAATAGTGGTGGTTCTTTCACTTTTGCGTCATGCCCTTGGAACCCAGCAGATACCCCCCAATCAAATCATTATTGGGCTTTCCCTCTTTCTCACCCTTTTTATTATGACCCCTGTCTGGAACCAGGTTTATAATGATGCGTTACGGCCCTATTTTAATGAAGAGATAACGGGCCAGGAGGCAATGAGCAAAGCAACACCACCTATCAAATCCTTTATGCTGAAACAGACGAGGGAAAAGGATCTGGCTCTATTCGTGCGCATTGCTCAGGAGAAAAGACCATCTAAGCCAGAAGATTTACCTTTAAACGTTATAATACCTGCATTTGTTATAAGTGAGCTCAAAACAGCTTTTCAGATAGGTTTTCTCATATACCTTCCTTTCTTCATCATTGATATGTTTGTTGCTAGCATTCTTCTATCCATGGGTATGATGATGCTGCCACCTATCATGCTCAGCCTGCCTTTCAAGCTTTTACTTTTTGTCCTCGTTGACGGTTGGAACCTCGTCGTGGGATCGCTTGTTAGTAGTTTTCATTAG